CGGTGCCCCACACACAGACGCTCAGGAGACCAGGCCAGAGAGCCCAGCAGCGGACACCCGGCTGTCCTCCCCACCTGGCCCTCCCGGGTGCCAGTGGCCAGCAGGCAAGTGGAACGGACCCTGATCCAGTCTctcagacccccccccccccccccggctgtGGGGCGGGAGCTGGGAACGCCCTCCGCCCCTCCTCGCCTGAGACAACAGTCCCGCCTGTAAGGCTGATTTCACACAGCTGCGCGGACAGCGCTGATCTGCTTACCTGCAGGGCCGGCCAGACCACACCCAAGGGGAGGCCGCCGCCCCGGCTCGGCTGTCCTGCCCTGCAAAAACCAGAGCTCCCCTCCGCCACCTTCCTTGTGCCCTACACCTACAGGGGTCACCTTGGAGCCATGCCCACCTGCAGGACAGCTGGGCCAGGAAGTGACCTCCGTCCATGCAGTGGCCAAGCCCCAGGCCGGGGGGCGCCCATCTGTGGGTAGGAAGGCTTGGGACAGCCTGACTTGGGTGGCTGGACGGTGTCCACACACCCTGGACTTGCACCCTCCCCATcgggcagccctgggcagggcgCGGTCGCGGGGCGACTCCGGCCTCAGGCCCCAGCTGCGCAGGCAGAGCGTCGGGGCAGGTGCATTTGAGCCGTCCCCTCCACCTGGCCGGGCCTGACTGCGCGCGCTGGGCCCCCAGAGAAAGGGCAGTGGGGGCTGCCTGCAGCATGGAGGAGACGGGAGGCTGAGGCCCACCCCTCCCGAGGGGCACAGCAGGACGGTGGGGCAGGACGTGGTTCGAGGGGCAGCAGGGCCACCCCCTACGGTTACATGCCAGTGGACAGAGAGGACGATGAGAAGGTGGATCTCCGTGGCCCCCAGAAGGCCTGCCTGCAAGGGAGGCTGATGGGGTGTCACTTGGGACATGCGCTGtctcctggcctccagccacTGGGAGCGTTGGCTGCATGGCCTCCCTGACCCTCCCTGGGAACGGCCCACCCAGACAGCCTTCTGGCCCAAGGCTGCAGTGCCCCGCACCCCAGGCAGCTCCACATTCCCATGTCCCAGCTCAAAGTCCCCAAGGCCGCCTGGTGCCAGAGCTCCTGGGCGCGGGCGGCCTCGCAGCTCAGCCCAGAGGTGCTCCCAGAGCCCCACCCGCCCCCGCACGCACCCCAGGGCGGCGAGACCTCAGACGACAGATGTGACTGGCCATGGAGCATGTGGGGCCCACAGTCCCCCAGGGTAGAGCCTCGGACGATAACACAGCTCACCGATTCCTTCTCACGTGTGTCCACAGGTGACGTCCCTGAGCCTGGGCGTGCccggaggggagggagcaggagcagagACTCCAGGGCTCACAGGGCCTGCCCCAGCTCAACGCCCACCAGCTGGGGCTTCATCCccaaggggcagggcctgggaagcTTCGACAGTGACCTGGTGGGGTCCGGCCCTCGGAGGGGCCTCCGTCCACACCAGCCTCGTGTGGGGTGCTCTCCCAGGGTGGCGTTTCCTCCTGAGTCAGGCACAGGGCAGGGCCCAGCTCGGGACCAGCCTCTGCTTTCATCACCTGGCAGCCTTGGGGAGCCCGAGAGCCCCCACCTGGGAGCCCAGGGCACCCCATGGCACTGGGCACTGGCGGGCGAAACCCTGAACCGCTTGGAGCAGAGCCTGCGGGTCATCGGTGTGAGCTGCCCGCGCGGGCCTCGCTGTCTGAGAGGCCGAGCTCCAGGCGGAGCTCCCTCCCATCCCGTCCCTGGGTGGATAGGCAACGCGCCCTGTCTGCCCCAGCACGGTTCTGTCTGAGCTGTGAGTCCTCGGCGGCCTCAAGGACTGGAGGAGGTGAAGCCGGGTGAATGGTGGCCCCAAGAGTCctgcccacaccccagccccagaCGCCACGACTGCTGTGTGTTTGGGAAAGGAGTCTCCACAGCTGTTACCAAGTCAAGGGTCCTGAGGGGCCGTCATCTGGGGTCCCTGCTGGGTCCCGACACCAATGGTGAGGGTCCTGGTGAGAGACAGAGGGTGAGATTTAGAAGCAGAGACCACGCAGGGGGCACAGCCGTCAAGAtgggggcagagatgggagggacgCGGCCAAGAGCCCAGCAACGCCGGAGCCCCTGGGCTGGGAGACAGGCAGGAGCAACTGTTACTCTGGCTCCTGCCAGAGACATTCTGTGGTTTTTTTCACCCCGGCCTGTGGTCATCGGTTACAGCGGCCAGGGCACTGCCATGCACCTCCGGGAGGGTATCCGTGGCTCTCCTGGGCCCCCGCCCCTCGGGGATGCTCACACGTCCACCAGACACACAGGCCCCGGAGGGTCGTGGCCTGAGCGAAGCAGCGACAGGCCCCCTAACAGGGGACAAGCCACAGAAGGCCACACGGCGAGGAAACCAGCCATggtcccccagccctgctgccccccTCACTGCAGCCAACCTGCGTGACCACAGGGCAGCACCAGGGGGGCCGCATCGCTGGGGGCCGGCAGGCGTGGCCGGGCAGAGCCCGGGACGCTCCTGCCGCAGCCCCCGTGGCTGACAGGCCGCCTCCCACCGGAGGCCCCGCAGGAAACCAGGCTGTGCTCCTGCGCCCGGTCCTCCTGCCGGCCAGGCCCGCGCGCTCACCTGCGCTCACCGCCACTTGCTTGTTCCTTCCACGGTGTCCACGAGGCcctcctggggctggagaggtCCCAGCCCTTTGGAGCTCACTGAGATTCGGGGGACAGGCTGTCCACAGGCAGTGGCAGCAGTGTGAAGGGGGGATGTGGGGCTAGCCCTGGGGGTAGTGGGGACCCCAGCCCAGCTGAGTTCTCAGGAGGCTCGAGCCCAAGTTCCAGACCCCAAGGGCCAGAGAGCAGGGGCTCACACCTCCGCTCCGATACAGCAACTCTGGGTCTCCACGGCTGCGACATCCTCTGTCCCTGGGGCAGGTGGGTCCCCCATCCCTGGGATAAGTGTACCCTCTGTGCCTGGGCAGGTGAGTTCTCCATCCCTGGAGCAGAGGGGACCCCCTCGCGGGGGCAGGTATGTCCTGGCTGTCCTCCAGGAAGCCGTGAGGACACCATCAGCCCAGCCCAGTGGGGCACGGTcagaggcagagaccagaggGGACGTGGCCTGCTCCCCTCATCTGCACCAAGCAGCCCCTGCAGGCCTCACTGGCCCCTCTGCCCCCTCACCTGGGCATCTCTGCTCAAGACTTTGGAAATTCCAACCCAAGGACAAGCAGTGGGGAAGTGTCCAGCAGGACTAGAACTTCCTGATCAACCCCGCTAGCCGGTTTTGTGGAAACTGAGGAAGGATGACCTAGAGGGTTAGAGCTGAGATTTGAGCTCCTGGGGTTGGGTCAgccagctgggggctggaggaagcgggggccagagagagggcaggggcgtctccccaccccagctgggcAGATGGTGAGCTCTGGGGACGCAGAGACTTGCACGTGGCTCCTCCCACTCTGGGCTGCTCTGGGCCTCGGCTGCCTGTGGCCCCCCTGCTCTCCTTTCCCGGAATCAGGCCGAGGCCCCCTGCTGACCTGAGAGCAGATCTCAGGGTTCTCAGGGGCCCCCAAACCCGTCCCCAAACCATCAGCAGACGGGGCTGCTGTGCCTGACAGCGGCACCTTCACAGGGCAGGGGTCCCTGGACCCTCTCCCCAAACCGGCAAGACATCTCGGGGACTTGACCCTCTGCAAGTGGCCATGCCCCACttccgtgggggggggggggctggcaaCTTCTGGCAAGGGGACACCTCCAGGGGTGAGCACGTGGCAGGGGGCAGGGTCTCCCACCCCCAGTCAGCTCCAGCTGGGCCCCCCCTGCAGGGACGCAGCACATGTGGGGGGTGCAGGCCGGCTGCTGTGGGACTTTCCTGTTCGTGTGTGGCCTCAGAGCACGCCTGCCCGCTCCTTACAGAAGTCAGCCCCCTGCACACCTGTGTTCCCAGCAGCGTTACTCAGTCACCAGGAGATGGAGGCAACCTAGcgtccatggatggatgaatggacacaCAGAATGTGGCCCTTCCACACAGCAGGATGTGATCCAGCCTTCAGAGGGGGCAAGTCCTGGCAGGGCTACAACACGGATGGCCCTGGGGGCGTGGCGCTCAGTGCAGTCAGCAGACGCAGAAGGACATCCTGGAGGGCTCCACTCTGTGTGGTCCCTAGCGGGGCCACACCCATGGAGGCCGGAAGCCGGGTgagggccgggccggggcggggctgcgTGTGTGCTGGGGCCGGGCCAGTCTGGGAAGGGGCCGAGTCCTGGGGGCGGCCGCACGGCAGTGTGCTCAGTGCTACCAGACCTGCTCTCACAAGCAGTCCAGATGGCAGCTTTCACGTCCTGTACATTTTACCGCAATTAAAAGTAGTAGTGTTAAAGATAAACCAGCGCTTCCAGGGCAGCCTGGCCCGCGGAAGGCGAGGCCGCAGCACCTCCCTGGCCGAGGGAGGACAGGAGGgactgagggagaggggaaggaggcccTGGGCGCCTGGCCCTGGTCCCGGCAGAGTTCACGCAGCCTGGCCCCGGCGGACGAGACCGCCAGCCTCCAGACCAAAAGTGCCgggcctccctggggctgcaggggccgcgcttcccttttctccagcgGACGTGTACCGCCGCGTCTGCCCGAAGCCTCCTGACCGACCAAGCGGCCGCCCGGGGCGGGGGCCCCGGCGGGCACACGCGGCAGAGaggccctgcccctggggcctCGTGGCCGCGGCAGCGGGGATTAGCGGGGTGCTGCTTCCCTGAAGGGGAGCTTGAGGGCAGGATGACTAAGGCAGCGCGCCTGCCCGCAGGGCTGATCCAGGATGCCTTCCAGCCTGCGGCGGTGGTTCCGGTTCCCTGGGGAGCCTGAGCCACGAGCTGGGAGCCCTTGGCTGGGGGTCCCTGGAGGGCAGGTCTATTCACAGGAGAGGAAGGCACcctcccagtccctcctccctcacagAGCAAAGGCCGGGTCTACCAGAGCTTTCACGTGGGAACACCCccggggggaggagagggaggggccaaACACCAGGCCACCCGGGTTTGTCCAGACATCTCTGCACCCAGGGCTCCGGCTTGGCCGAGGCTGCGGGGCTCCTGAGGCCCTACTCTGAGAGACCCGTCCACAATGACGCCAGGGTGGGCACCTCCCTCGGCAAATCAGACCTGGGCAGCAGCCTCCTGTCGAGAGCGGAGGCCAGGCTTCCCGGAGGCGGGGGATGCTCCTTACACAGCACTGCACACCAGCCCAGGGCATTCACCAGGATTCCAAGGCCGCCTCTGGGCCCCACCAAGTAGCCGTGCCAGGCGGAGGCACGGGAGGACAGGGTGACAGCCGCCTGCAAGCCGGGGGTGGGGCCATCCTCAAGCTGCCTGAGTGCCCCCACTTCTGAGGGCCTGGGGACCCTGTGCCTGGCCAGCTGCCCCGAGGAGACATCTCCTTCCTTGTCCCACCGACACATGCCTGGGGGCAGGGCGCAGGGGGCATGGGGAGGACACAGCCTGCCCCCCAGGACCTCACGCCAAACAGGTGGTGACCCGCACAGTCAGCATAGAATCTTAGCTTAAGGGCCCAGGACAGTTGTCCTACAGCCTCCTGAGTGGGGAGTGgtctgagagacagagacagacaagcaCCTTCAATGCTGCCTGGGCTGGCCTGCCCGGAGCGGGTGCCTGTGGAGCGGGCAGCGGTGGGGGGCTTTGCCCCCTCTGTGCCTTCGGGGCACCCGTGGGAGGAGGGTGGCCATTGGCCCACCCTGCAGGCCTCAcgcctcccctcccagggcctcccaggaCAAGGCCTGCAGGCGGGCCCTCAGAGGGCAggccctctccctcaccctcaaGGACAGAGCACAGCATTGGCGGGATTGTGTGACGCGGGGAAGCTGGTGGTTGCAAGAATGAGGTCTGGGGTTTGCGTCAGGGCTGAGGGAAGGGTTGGTAGGCCCAGCCAAGTCTGCATGGAGCCCTGGCTGTGCCTGGCCCCGTGGGGAGCACTGCAGGTCCAACGAGCTGCGCGCCCTCCGAGGTCAGGTCACCGCGTCAGGGCCCCAGGCGGCGGTCCGAGCAGCCTTGCCTCCAGCCAGACCCGCAGGAGCTGGGAGGCCCGATCCGAGGTGCGGCCCTCCTGCCTGCACCCCTCCTGGCCTTGCAGCCATGCGGCAGGGGCTCCCAAGGCAGCAGCCGGGGTGGCGGCCCCGGCCTGGCAAACTGTGAGGCTGAGCTGCCCCAGAGCAGGGCCCAGCGGGTGAGGAAGGGCAGTTTGCAGGAAGGGGTCCAGGCTGAAAGGAAGCGCCCATTCCCAGCAGGCCCGAACACATCCCGCCCAGGCGTGCAAGGACAGGGAGGGCCGACGTGGGTGGATGTGTATGTGCCCGGGGCCCAACGCCCCGGCGGGCGGCGGCCAGCTCCCCGTGGCTGGAAACACGGTGGCTTCTTGCCTCTGAGAAGTGTCCATGATTTTCTCAAAAAAGACACTGTAAAGGGAAGCTAGGAAAACACAGGGACGCCCCCCGAGGGTCAGCACGGGCCACGTGGCCTCTGTCCCCCAGGAAGGGCTCCCCAGAGGGGCAGGTCCAGGGCGGGGGCACAGGACTTTGCACGTGAGACCTTGGACTTGGAGTCAGACGCCGAGCGGGGTGACAGCCAGGCATCTGACCCTCCTCTTGTTCGTCCTGTAACCGTGGCTGCCACACAGGGACCGGCTACGTTGCCAGCCGGCGTCCCGAGCAGCAGTCCGCATCCACACAGCCTAGTGGGAGCAGGACGGCCAGGGCCCAGCGTCAAACACGACCCAGAATCCAGCCTGAACCTGAGTGCCTGGCTGCTCTGAACCTCGCCTGGGACCCCCAGCGGCTCCCCAGACTCACTGGCCCGCAAGCTCCCAGGCCACGGTCCACCGTTTTCTCTGTGAATCACCCACAGCCGCCAGCACTGCCCCTTCCGCCTTGGAAGGACTCTGAGCACCTTGAAAGGAGATTTCTGCCACTTGGAGGGAAAGTACCAGACGCTGGGGAACTGCCTGCCTTTCCCAGCACTGGGGCGGAGGCCACACGGACGCTTCCTGTTTGTACACAGGGCTGGCCCGGCTGCCTTATTTAGTTATAAGATTTACGGGGTTTAAATTAAGCCCTGTCTAATGACGCAGTCTCTGGTCAGCCCCCTGAGTGGGGAGTGgtctgagagacagagacagagagatagggagacagagatagagggaatgagagagaccgggagagacagagacacagagacacagagatgctGAGAGAGACAGCTCCAGGCTGGTGTGCTgagagggtgggcagggctgggcagggaggggccgtgggaggctgtggggaggtGGGCTGGAGGAAGGCCTTCCAGCCTCCGTCTGGTCTCCGCCCTCCACAGACTCCTAGGTCgtgaggtcagaggtcagaggctGGCAGCAGTCTTCCCGGCAGCCAAGGGGAAAGACGGGTGTCCTGGTGGAGTAGCCAGGCAGGGCCGTGCACCAGCGCTCCCAGAATTTCTCCCCCTGGGCAGGTGGGTCAAACCTACGGAGGCTCCCCCTCTCTCCAGGGGTCAGGTGAGGGCCTGGCCGGGACGGGTCTGGTCTGGGGGGGTCTGAGGGCCGGAGCTCagccttcctttctcctcaggAAGACCCTGGAGGAGCCCCAGGGTCACCGACAGCAGGAACTCACGTGTTCGCACCCACATTCATGCGGGGCTCCTCACAGCAGCCGAGAGGTGGAGGGGGCCCGACTGTCCACACAGCACAGTGAGTGGACACACAACGTGGTCCATCCACACGATGGACCACTACTCAGCCGTAAGAAGGAAGGGCATTCCGGCCCAGCTACAGCACGATGGGCCTTGGGGACGTGGTGCTCAGTGGAATGAACCAGACACGGAAGGACAGGTCCTGTGCGACCCCACTCACATGGGGTCCCCTGGGGAGTCAGATCCACAGaggggggtgggcggggctggggagggggaggggaccgcatgtttaatggggacagagcgTCAGTTTGGGGAGAGGGACAAGTTCTGGAGATGACGGTGTGCTGGTCACACAACAGTGTGGACGTGCTTAAAGCCACGGACCTTCCTGGAGGCCGGGAGCCCCATCTCGAGGTTCCAGCGAGGCTGGCTCCCCTGAGGCTCCGAGGGAGGGTCTGTCCAAGCCCCCCAGCTCCGGGGGTTGCTGCCGTCTGGGCACCCGCGGCATTCGGCAGCGTCACCCcgctctctgccttcatcttcgcGTGGTGTCCGTCCTCCCTGTGTGCGTGTCGGCCTCCACATCCCCCTTCCTAGAAACACCAGTCACGTAGGGTCAGGGCCCAGCCCAACGGCCTCGCTTTCGCTCGATCACCACCTGACCCTgtttccaaagaaggtcacagGCTGAGGTGCGTGGTGTTCGGGCTCCAGTACATGGGTctgtgggggacacagttcaCCCCACAGCGCTGGGAGTAACCAAACACCCACCGACGGCAGGGCGCACGCGGAACTGCGGCGAGCCTGCTCGCAGCACCACTCGGTAATGAGCGTGAGCGTCTGACACTCACCACAAGCGTGAATCTCACAGGCAGGGGTTCCTACGTAAGATTCTGTTGGTGCGAACCGTAAGAACAGGGGAGCGAACCAACAGGGAGAgaaacgggggtggggggacccgGCAGGTGCCCGCGGCGCCCTGGGCCCGGCCCGCGGCAGCGGATCCCTCTGCCCGCGTTGCCCGGCCGGCATCACATCACAGcctcagagaggaggggagagacggGGTCGGCCTCCGACCAACCCACGCGCGCACTGGCTGCGGGACCCAGGAGTGCTATTTTGTAAGTGCAGAAAGACAAGaactctgaattttattttatatttaagccaAACTGTGGCTCCAGCTAGAGGACATAAAACGACCCTAGGCTTTGCGGGTCCTCAGAGAGCCCGACCCGCAAGGCAGATGCGTGGAGAAGGGactgagaggcaggaggctgTGCTGCGTCCTGGAAACACGGTGACTTGGGGACGGTCAGAGCTACACCCTCATGAGCCAGGGTCCGACTTCCAGACCTGGGGCTTTGTGGCAGAGGGAGTCAGTGGCCACCAGGAGCACATCCGCATCCCGCCCACCTGTCCCCACGTTGGTGCAGGGACATGGGCCTCCCTGTGCCACAGGCACCCACGGGCTTCTGGCAGTGGCTGGAGCCGCCCTGTCACAGCCACCTTGGGAGACGCCACAGAGGAGACAGCGGCCCTCCACCCAACCAAGCAAGGACCCTCGGGTTCCAAGGGGCGGCTGGTACCTCTGCTTTCCCGGCGAGCCTCGGTCTGGCTCTTTAAATGATGCCAACGCTTGGCCCCGCAAAGGGAGGGTAGGAGAGATGGGAGCAGCGTTGGGTAAACTTCCATGGCCTGGAGCCCGGCCCATTTCAGGCCAACAGGCCAAAAAGGGCTTTGAGATGCTTGTTGTTTGGCCAAGAGCTGCTGCTGGGGGCTGGCCTTGTCTGAGCCCTGATTTCACAGAACCCGGTGTCCTGGTACAGGATGCTCCCACCCAGAGACCCCTGCCCGAGCATCGGTGAGAGCTGGCACGAAGCAGGGGTCACGCAGGGGTGGGGGCTACCTCTGCAAGTTCCCGGTGCCGGGGCCTCCATCTTCCAGCAGAGGGTCGAGGGGCCAGTTCAGCAGTGTTGGGTGGGCAGGTGCCAGAGGGCCCAGACGGCAGAGGGGCGGCACCCAGGCTCCCCGGGGAGGGGTCTGGCCAAGCTCAGGAGCCGCGGTGGCGGGGACGCGGTCTCCCGGCCCCTGCCCGTGCGCTGGGCACAGGTGCAGCCCAGCCCTCCATGCGCCCCGTGCAGGAAGCAGGAAGATGATTCGCTGTCCCAGGATGCTGACTCACAGACAGCAGCCGCTTCCCGGTCCTCGGGGCAGCCCAGGGACGGCCCCaggttgtgaaggaaaagcccagctgggccaacaagctaagtcacaaatctaagtgtaacaagtgtcgc
This Camelus ferus isolate YT-003-E chromosome 10, BCGSAC_Cfer_1.0, whole genome shotgun sequence DNA region includes the following protein-coding sequences:
- the LOC116666564 gene encoding uncharacterized protein LOC116666564, with product MEPWLCLAPWGALQVQRAARPPRSGHRVRAPGGGPSSLASSQTRRSWEARSEVRPSCLHPSWPCSHAAGAPKAAAGVAAPAWQTVRLSCPRAGPSGLLGREVRGQRLAAVFPAAKGKDGCPGGVARQGRAPALPEFLPLGRKTLEEPQGHRQQELTCSHPHSCGAPHSSREVEGARLSTQHSEWTHNVVHPHDGPLLSRKKEGHSGPATARWALGTWCSVE